The region CGGCTGGTTAAGATTGCTCGAATTCCAGACGGATGGCACGATTGCCGTTACGGATTACTCACCCGTGCTGAACAAATCCAATCATTCAACGCAAAGCCATTTCGAACTCAAGGGTTCACCTGTATCGAAAAAATCTAAATAAGACTCTGTATTTATGGGGATTGTTCTATCGTAAGGAATCGTCAATAGGCGGTGCAACGCCTGGAGCTTCTTGTCAATCAAAAGCGTGCCGTAAGCAAGGCACGAAAGACGGAAGTGTCGCATACGCTGTTGAGTGAAATCAGGGAATGCGCGTTGGCGGCGGTTCGCCAGAATCTCTTGCCCCCTTTCCAGTTCCACTCCCCTTCAGTAGGAAAGTTCCTCCAATGCTGGTTCAATAGACATTGAATCCCGTGCTTCAGAATCTGGGTGTCATAAGCTCTGGTGCTGCTCGCTTGGGGAGGAATTTGATCGAACAGCGTCTGTTTTACCAGTGAGATAATGTGACTGCAGATTCTCAGGCTTCCGCAAACTCCGGCCAATGGACCATCCGCAAGGTTCTGGAATGGACGACGGCTCATCTGAAAAAGCATGGCTCAGCCACTCCGCGCCTGGATGCCGAAGTTCTTCTGGCACATGCCCGTCAGTGTCATCGCATTCAGCTTTACACTCACTATGATGAAGAACTCACGGAAGAAGTTCGCGCCAGCATGCGCGACCTCGTCCAAAGGCGAGCCAGGCAAGAGCCTGTCGCTTATCTGGTGGGTGAACGCGAATTCTTCAGTCTCTCTTTTTCTGTGAATGCCGATGTCCTCATTCCACGACCTGATTCAGAAACACTGATCGTCGAAGCGATTTCCTGCCTCAAACCCACACCCGCAGATGACACCGCTTCTGTCGCATCTCGCTCTTGGCGGATTGTCGATCTGTGTACAGGTTCAGGATGCCTGGCCATTACTCTGGCCCGGCAGCTTCCCACAGCCCAACTGATTGCGACGGATCTATCCGATAAAGCTCTGGCGGTGGCGAGGCAAAATCTCGCACGTCATTCATTGGCCGACCGCGTGGAATTGCGGCAAGGCTCGCTACTGGAACCACTGGAGAACGAACCACCCTTTGACCTGATTGTTTCGAATCCCCCTTACATTCCCACTGCGGATATCGAATCACTCGAGGAAGATGTTCGCCGGCATGAGCCAAGGCTGGCACTGGACGGAGGGGCCGATGGCATGGATCTGCTGCGACCTCTCATTGCTGAAGGAGCGAAACATTTGCTTCCCGGGGGATGGATGCTTCTCGAATTCACTTCCGAGCAGGCACCAGCCCTGATGAAT is a window of Planctopirus limnophila DSM 3776 DNA encoding:
- the prmC gene encoding peptide chain release factor N(5)-glutamine methyltransferase, whose product is MTADSQASANSGQWTIRKVLEWTTAHLKKHGSATPRLDAEVLLAHARQCHRIQLYTHYDEELTEEVRASMRDLVQRRARQEPVAYLVGEREFFSLSFSVNADVLIPRPDSETLIVEAISCLKPTPADDTASVASRSWRIVDLCTGSGCLAITLARQLPTAQLIATDLSDKALAVARQNLARHSLADRVELRQGSLLEPLENEPPFDLIVSNPPYIPTADIESLEEDVRRHEPRLALDGGADGMDLLRPLIAEGAKHLLPGGWMLLEFTSEQAPALMNYAQAQPDWSLVQVVKDLSQLPRVLKLQKRS